The stretch of DNA CGATCGACCTGACGTTGAAAAATCAGGCCGGTGAGGTGCTCTGGTTCACTCGGGGAATGACCGATTCCGAGGTTTACACCGTGGAACAGAGTGACAAGGCGTTGACGGAAAGCAACAAAAGGAAGGCCATCGAAGTGGTTTGCCTGCGGTTGGGCGAGGATGCGTATTACCGGATGACGGACGACTTCTGAGGCTGACGATGTTGCGGCTCTCGCGAATATCTACAAACCTGGAAGAAAACTCCGTCCGGTACGGGACCGGGACGGAGTCGAATACGGGGTAGCGGTTTTGTCGTAAGGCGTTTACGAGGCTGAATTCACCAGCCTGGCCAGACGGGATATTTTCCTGCCGGCGGCTCGCTTGTGAATAACGCCTTTTTTGGCGGCTTTGTCGATGGTGGATTTCGCTGCATTCAGCTTTTCAACGATCTGGTCGTTGGCTCCGTCTCCGACCGCCAGGCGCACGTCCTTGACGACATTTTTCACTCTGGTTTTGGTCGTTTTATTGCGCATCCGCTTGTTTTCTGTTTGCCGGGCGCGTTTCAACGCTGATTTATGATTGGCCAATGTTTTGAACTCCTTTCCAGATTGATTTTCGTATAAATAAATTTAAATATAGAAGCCAGAATAAGATGTCAACAGCTTTTTGTCAACGCCCCCTGTTTTCCGGCCCCTTCACCGCAAAACGCCTGGGATGCAAAAAAGGCCTCCTTTCCGGCCCGGTGTCAGTTCCCGACGGACGGCAGCGATGACGGAAAACAGGCAGGTAACCCGGGCTGCGGGAATCGTGGGGGGGGCGACGTTTTTGAGCAGGATCTTCGGATTCGTCAGGGACGTCGTCATCGCGGGCTTTTTCGGCGCGGGTATGGCATCCGACGCTTTTTTCGTGGCCTTCAGGATCCCCAATCTGCTGCGCAGGCTGTTTGCCGAAGGTTCCCTGACGGTGGCTTTCATTCCCGTTTTTTCCGAATACCTCACCCGCCAGGGGCGTGAGGAAGCCTTTCGTCTTGCCCGGTCCGCCATGCGCATGCTTTCGGCCATACTGGCGGCGGTAGCGGTGCTGGGCATCCTGCTCTCCCCGCTGATCATCAAGGTCATCGCACCGGGTTTTACGGCGCTGCCTGAAAAGTATCGGCTCTGCGTGGACCTGACGCGCCTGATGTTCCCCTACATCTTCTTCATCGGTCTGGTGGCCCTCTGCATGGGCATACTTAACGTACTGGGCCATTTTGCCGCTCCCGCACTGGCCCCGGTGTTTCTGAACCTGGCGATGATCGCATCCGTATTGCTCGTTTCCCCACGCTTGGAACAACCGGTTTTTGGACTGGCGGCCGGGGTGCTTGCCGGCGGTTTGCTGCAGCTGGCGCTGCAGCTGCCGTTTCTGGCCAAAAGCGGGCTGCGGTTCTGGCAGAAGACAAAAATCTATCACCCGGGCTTGAAACGCATCGGCCTGTTGATGCTTCCGGCCGTGTTCGGTGCGGCGGTGTATCAGATCAACATACTGATCGGAACGCTGCTTGCTTCGCTGCTGCCCGAAGGCAGCGTTTCCTATCTCTACTATGCGGACCGCTTGGTGCAGTTTCCGTTGGGGATTTTTGCCATTGCGACGGCAACCGCGGTTCTGCCCAGTTTGTCGAAGCAGGTCGCCGCGTCCGATTTCGACGGTTTGCGCGACACCTTCGGCCATGCCCTGAATTTCGTGTTTTTCATCACCATGCCGGCCATGGTCGGCATGGTGGTTTTGCGGGAACCCATCGTTCGGCTTCTGTTCCAAAGGGGAGCCTTCGACGCCGCAACCGTACGATTGACAGCCGTTGCCCTGTTGTACTATTGTGCCGGTCTTTGGGCTTTTTCCGCCGTGCGTATCGTGGTATCCGTGTTTTACGCCCTGCAGGACACCCGGACACCGGTCAAAATGGCGGTGGTCGCTATCGTCGTGAACCTGGTTGCGGGGATCGCCCTCATGCATCCGCTCAAACACGGGGGGCTGGCGCTGGCAACCTCGCTGGCATCCATGGTTAACCTGGGGCTGCTGATCTGGGCCCTGAGAGGCAGGATCGGGATGCTTGACTGGCGCGGGATGTTGTCATCGGCCCTCAGGTCCTTTGTCAATTCAGTCGTGATGGGGGGTGTCGTTTGGGGGGCGGCCCGTTTCATGCTGCCGCAGAACCAGCGTTCATCCCTTTTGCTGGGGGTCGGCGTCATTGGAGCCATCGGGGCCGGAGTGGCCGTGTATGCGATCCTGGCCTTTGTGTCCGGCAGTCCTGAACTCGGTCGGCTTGTCAGGGCGTTGCGGCGGAAATAAGATGGTTGGTCGAAGCCGGTGGTCTGCGAATATGGACAACAAACAAAAAATTCTGCTTTCACTGGCCGTTTTGGCGCTGTTTCCCATGTTGATCTTCATCCTTTTCAGCGACAAGGGGCTGTCAGATTTTTTTGCATTGAAAAGTGAAAGGGACCGCTTGCTGCAGGAGAATATGCGCCTGAAGAAGGAGAACGATGCCCTTTACCGGACCATCGAGCGGCTTCGCAACGACCCGGAGTACATTGAAAGCGTGGCCAGGAAGGAGTTGGGGATGATCGGAAAAGACGAGGTGATTC from Deltaproteobacteria bacterium encodes:
- the rpsT gene encoding 30S ribosomal protein S20, which gives rise to MANHKSALKRARQTENKRMRNKTTKTRVKNVVKDVRLAVGDGANDQIVEKLNAAKSTIDKAAKKGVIHKRAAGRKISRLARLVNSAS
- the murJ gene encoding murein biosynthesis integral membrane protein MurJ encodes the protein MTENRQVTRAAGIVGGATFLSRIFGFVRDVVIAGFFGAGMASDAFFVAFRIPNLLRRLFAEGSLTVAFIPVFSEYLTRQGREEAFRLARSAMRMLSAILAAVAVLGILLSPLIIKVIAPGFTALPEKYRLCVDLTRLMFPYIFFIGLVALCMGILNVLGHFAAPALAPVFLNLAMIASVLLVSPRLEQPVFGLAAGVLAGGLLQLALQLPFLAKSGLRFWQKTKIYHPGLKRIGLLMLPAVFGAAVYQINILIGTLLASLLPEGSVSYLYYADRLVQFPLGIFAIATATAVLPSLSKQVAASDFDGLRDTFGHALNFVFFITMPAMVGMVVLREPIVRLLFQRGAFDAATVRLTAVALLYYCAGLWAFSAVRIVVSVFYALQDTRTPVKMAVVAIVVNLVAGIALMHPLKHGGLALATSLASMVNLGLLIWALRGRIGMLDWRGMLSSALRSFVNSVVMGGVVWGAARFMLPQNQRSSLLLGVGVIGAIGAGVAVYAILAFVSGSPELGRLVRALRRK
- a CDS encoding septum formation initiator family protein, with protein sequence MDNKQKILLSLAVLALFPMLIFILFSDKGLSDFFALKSERDRLLQENMRLKKENDALYRTIERLRNDPEYIESVARKELGMIGKDEVILKPKHSVATEGKEE